The following proteins come from a genomic window of Candidatus Binatia bacterium:
- a CDS encoding sulfite exporter TauE/SafE family protein, which yields MHAPAYFFAAGFVAEVIATMAGFGSSTLLMPVATLLFTFPTALLLVGVFHVAGSGSRVVFFRHGLVRRVLLGFGIPSLALTLLGALLVRSTPEPTLKGLLGLFLMAYAAISLKQSLRLRPTLGAMAAGGAVSGFLAGLIGTGGALRGAFLSAFRMPRDEYLANAAAIAFAVDLTRLPVYFGQGFSRSVPWTYYPLLVGIAWLGAFVGRRLVARIAQEPFRRVVFALLLLTGLVFTIRWIQGAA from the coding sequence GTGCACGCTCCGGCCTATTTCTTCGCCGCGGGATTCGTCGCCGAGGTCATCGCCACGATGGCCGGCTTCGGCTCGTCGACGCTTCTCATGCCGGTGGCGACGCTCCTCTTCACGTTCCCGACCGCGCTCCTCCTGGTCGGGGTGTTTCACGTGGCCGGCAGCGGCAGCCGCGTGGTCTTCTTCCGCCACGGCCTCGTGCGGCGCGTGCTGCTGGGGTTCGGAATCCCCAGCCTCGCGCTCACGCTCCTGGGTGCCCTCCTCGTGCGCTCCACGCCGGAGCCGACCTTGAAAGGGCTGCTCGGGCTCTTCCTGATGGCCTATGCCGCGATCTCGCTAAAGCAGAGCCTGCGGCTCCGCCCCACACTCGGCGCCATGGCCGCCGGAGGGGCGGTCTCCGGCTTCCTGGCGGGGCTGATCGGCACCGGGGGCGCGCTCCGCGGCGCGTTCCTGAGCGCCTTCCGGATGCCGCGCGACGAGTACCTGGCCAACGCGGCCGCGATCGCCTTCGCGGTGGACCTGACGCGGCTCCCCGTCTACTTCGGTCAGGGCTTCTCGCGGAGCGTGCCCTGGACGTACTATCCCCTGCTCGTCGGAATCGCGTGGCTGGGCGCGTTCGTCGGGCGGCGTCTCGTCGCCAGGATCGCCCAGGAACCCTTCCGCCGGGTCGTTTTCGCCCTGCTGCTCCTCACGGGGCTCGTCTTCACGATTCGCTGGATCCAAGGAGCCGCCTGA
- a CDS encoding choice-of-anchor R domain-containing protein: MFRRALLLALVPALVIFAGCSDDDHHDFKPIVTTTLISNLSGAENAEISLDSGRVAAVGFTMPDTSYALTAARLKLRVGAGESDSIVVRLFRNSGGNPSSPILTFNKPLLLPENNTPTVSTFTTPVLYTLQADSTYWIVVYNAGSGSVGWTTGSPSLTPTGLATFAGARLDSLIAPAPPTSNTNAIGQFSVIGTRINP, encoded by the coding sequence ATGTTTCGACGAGCCTTGCTCCTCGCGCTCGTGCCGGCCCTCGTCATCTTCGCCGGCTGCAGCGACGACGACCACCACGACTTCAAGCCGATCGTCACCACCACCCTCATCAGCAACCTCTCCGGCGCGGAGAACGCCGAGATCAGCCTCGACAGCGGACGCGTCGCGGCGGTCGGCTTCACGATGCCGGACACCTCCTACGCGTTGACGGCGGCGCGGCTCAAGCTGCGCGTCGGCGCCGGCGAGTCGGACAGCATCGTCGTCCGTCTCTTCCGGAACAGCGGCGGCAATCCCAGCTCGCCGATCCTCACCTTCAACAAGCCTCTGCTGCTCCCGGAGAACAACACGCCGACGGTGAGCACGTTCACGACCCCCGTCCTGTACACGCTCCAGGCGGACTCGACCTACTGGATCGTGGTCTACAACGCGGGATCGGGCTCGGTGGGGTGGACCACCGGCAGCCCGTCCCTGACGCCGACCGGGCTGGCGACGTTCGCGGGGGCGCGATTGGACAGCCTGATCGCACCGGCGCCGCCGACGAGCAACACGAACGCGATCGGGCAGTTCTCGGTGATCGGGACCCGAATCAATCCGTAG
- a CDS encoding TMEM175 family protein, which produces MTESAGERDTYRVEAFSDGVFAIAITLLVLEFKVPRLGPAASGPELWAALQTLWPSLVAFLGSFAAILIMWINHHGLFRMVRRVDAPFLYANGAMLLMVTFVPFPTAVLAEYLGHAGERVAAAFYCGTFVAVSLTFQLWWYTANRRRLLQAHVTPAAVARIWGAYRFGLAVYVAATLLSFWKAVAGLGLCVALWVYWAALSYRAES; this is translated from the coding sequence ATGACCGAATCCGCCGGCGAGCGCGACACCTACCGCGTCGAGGCCTTCAGCGACGGCGTCTTCGCGATCGCGATCACGCTCCTGGTGCTGGAGTTCAAGGTGCCGCGCCTGGGACCGGCGGCCTCCGGCCCGGAGCTCTGGGCGGCGCTCCAGACCCTCTGGCCCTCGCTGGTCGCCTTCCTCGGCTCTTTCGCGGCGATCCTCATCATGTGGATCAACCATCACGGCCTCTTCCGCATGGTGCGGCGGGTGGACGCGCCCTTCCTGTACGCGAACGGGGCGATGCTCCTCATGGTGACGTTCGTCCCCTTCCCCACCGCCGTGCTCGCCGAGTACCTCGGCCACGCGGGCGAGCGGGTCGCCGCCGCGTTCTACTGCGGGACGTTCGTGGCGGTCTCCCTCACGTTCCAGCTTTGGTGGTACACCGCGAACCGCCGGCGCCTGCTGCAGGCGCACGTGACGCCGGCCGCCGTCGCGCGGATCTGGGGCGCCTATCGCTTCGGGCTCGCCGTGTACGTCGCGGCGACCCTGCTCTCGTTCTGGAAGGCCGTCGCCGGACTGGGGTTGTGCGTGGCGCTCTGGGTCTACTGGGCCGCGCTCAGCTACCGGGCCGAGAGCTGA
- a CDS encoding ABC transporter permease yields the protein MKALLTIARKDLKLLIRNRASFFWVLGFPVLVALLFGAVFSGSGGRPSLPVAVVDLDRTDYSRALVQRLRESEALRVRETPLDSAITAVRHGDLTAYIALRPGMSENFGFGGDSTSGIEIGIDPRQRPTADMLRGLVTQAVFMGMRQSFGTGGAGRELIARQLEKLQADTTASTDRRLRGERVLRSLESFMTVLDSVEAPEQAAADSAGPAAGIAAGSDSTSKAMGGPRIHMVEVTEQDNGPRTAYEVTFPSGLAWALIGTCMAFAISIVYERLTGTFLRLRLAPVSRAQVLAGKALACFIGCLISTGFLFAIGRFFFHIRVSDPLMLAAAVGAAAFCFTGLMMLIAAIGRSPQSVSGAGWAVMLVLSMTGGGMIPLFAMPPWLQALSNFSLVKWAILGVEGAVWRGFGWAEMARPLGILVVAGMIAFALGAAALRRSEG from the coding sequence GTGAAGGCTCTCCTCACGATCGCCCGTAAAGATCTGAAGCTCCTGATCCGGAACCGGGCTTCGTTCTTCTGGGTGCTGGGCTTTCCGGTTCTCGTGGCCCTGCTCTTCGGGGCCGTCTTCTCCGGCAGCGGCGGGCGGCCCAGCCTGCCCGTCGCCGTGGTGGACCTGGACCGCACCGACTACTCCCGCGCGCTGGTGCAGCGCCTCCGCGAATCGGAGGCGCTCCGGGTGCGCGAGACCCCGCTCGACTCCGCGATCACCGCCGTGCGCCACGGCGACCTCACCGCCTACATCGCGCTCCGTCCCGGCATGAGCGAGAACTTCGGCTTCGGAGGGGACAGCACCTCCGGGATCGAGATCGGCATCGATCCGCGCCAGCGCCCGACCGCAGACATGCTCCGCGGCCTCGTGACGCAGGCGGTCTTCATGGGGATGCGCCAGTCGTTCGGGACCGGCGGAGCGGGCCGGGAGCTGATCGCGCGGCAGCTCGAGAAGCTGCAGGCCGACACGACCGCCTCGACCGACCGCCGGCTCCGGGGCGAGCGCGTGCTCCGCTCGCTCGAGTCGTTCATGACGGTGCTCGACTCGGTCGAAGCCCCCGAGCAGGCCGCCGCCGACAGCGCGGGACCGGCAGCCGGGATCGCCGCGGGCAGCGACTCCACGAGCAAGGCCATGGGCGGCCCGCGCATCCACATGGTCGAGGTGACCGAGCAGGACAACGGTCCGCGCACCGCGTACGAGGTGACCTTCCCCTCGGGGCTCGCCTGGGCGCTGATCGGGACCTGCATGGCCTTCGCGATCTCGATCGTCTACGAGCGGCTCACCGGAACGTTCCTGCGTCTCCGCCTCGCCCCGGTGAGCCGGGCGCAGGTGCTGGCGGGAAAAGCGCTCGCCTGCTTCATCGGCTGCCTCATCTCGACCGGCTTCCTCTTCGCGATCGGAAGATTCTTCTTCCACATCCGGGTGAGCGACCCGCTCATGCTCGCGGCCGCCGTCGGCGCGGCGGCCTTCTGCTTCACGGGGCTCATGATGCTGATCGCAGCGATCGGCCGCTCGCCGCAGAGCGTCTCGGGCGCGGGGTGGGCCGTCATGCTGGTCCTCTCCATGACGGGCGGCGGCATGATCCCTCTCTTCGCGATGCCCCCCTGGCTGCAGGCCCTCAGCAACTTCAGCCTCGTGAAGTGGGCGATCCTGGGCGTCGAGGGCGCGGTCTGGCGCGGCTTCGGCTGGGCGGAGATGGCGAGGCCGCTCGGCATCCTCGTCGTGGCGGGCATGATCGCGTTCGCGCTCGGGGCCGCGGCGCTCCGCCGCTCGGAAGGCTAG